A portion of the Stigmatella aurantiaca DW4/3-1 genome contains these proteins:
- a CDS encoding RCC1 domain-containing protein, translating into MRKKAEGWTRWMLGIALGLWLALGWAEAGADEGKSRLAAGGSHSLAIRPDGTVWAAGSNTSGQLGDGTTSERRVPAQVVGLSDAVLVAAGSSHSLAIRSDGTAWAWGHNGSGELGDGTTFRRTRPVQVTGLSEAEAVAAGDGHSLVVRSDGTVWAWGWNSDGQLGDGTTRERHVPVQVAGLSGGVKVAAGDGHSLAVCLDGTVWAWGRNDSGQLGDGTTVQRSAPVQVAGLSGVVAVAAGSSHSLAVRSDGTVWAWGRNSDGQLGDGTTSARLTPVQVTGLSGGVAVAAGMFHSLAVRSDGTVWAWGQNTRGQLGDGSMTASLTPVQAIGLSEGEAVAAGETHSLVARSDGTVWAWGNNIEGQRGDGSAKTSTAPVQVTALSGGFTVAAGKAHALAVRSDGTVWAWGQNLFGQLGDGTRMQRTAPVQVTGLSGGVAVAAGDDHSLGLCLDGTVWAWGQNTSGQLGDGTTAQRPAPVQVTELSGVVAVAAGTSHSLAVSSDGTVWAWGSNASGQLGDGTTRARLTPVQVAGLSGVVAVAAGYFHSLAVRSDGTVWAWGNNSFFQLGDGTNTQRPTPVRVPGLSGGVAAAAGYFHSLVLRSDGTVWGWGNNAYGQLGNGTANASFSPVQVTGLSGGVAVAAGDFQSLAVRSDGTVRAWGDNIYGQLGDGTVTTRLAPVGVNGLSGGMAVAAGNGFSLAVHSGGMLHAWGYNTDGQLGHGGPSVYVTAAVRSLLY; encoded by the coding sequence ATGAGAAAAAAGGCTGAGGGATGGACACGCTGGATGCTGGGAATCGCTCTGGGATTGTGGCTGGCCTTGGGCTGGGCCGAGGCGGGGGCGGATGAGGGGAAATCGCGCCTGGCCGCAGGGGGCTCTCATTCCTTGGCCATTCGCCCCGATGGCACGGTTTGGGCCGCGGGGAGCAACACCTCGGGCCAACTGGGGGATGGCACCACCAGCGAGCGCCGTGTGCCTGCGCAGGTGGTGGGGCTGAGCGATGCGGTGCTGGTGGCAGCAGGCTCTTCCCACTCGCTGGCAATACGCTCGGACGGAACAGCGTGGGCTTGGGGCCATAACGGTTCGGGTGAGCTGGGAGATGGCACCACGTTTCGTCGCACGAGACCTGTTCAGGTGACAGGACTGAGCGAGGCCGAGGCCGTGGCCGCGGGCGATGGCCATTCGCTGGTGGTGCGTTCGGACGGAACGGTGTGGGCCTGGGGCTGGAACAGCGATGGCCAACTGGGGGATGGCACCACCCGCGAGCGCCATGTGCCGGTGCAGGTGGCCGGGTTGAGCGGGGGCGTCAAGGTGGCCGCGGGCGATGGCCATTCGTTGGCCGTGTGCCTGGATGGAACGGTGTGGGCCTGGGGGAGGAACGACTCTGGCCAGTTGGGGGACGGCACCACCGTGCAGCGCTCCGCACCGGTGCAAGTAGCCGGGCTGAGCGGGGTGGTGGCGGTGGCGGCGGGTTCTTCGCACTCGCTGGCGGTGCGCTCGGATGGAACGGTGTGGGCCTGGGGGAGGAACAGTGATGGCCAACTGGGGGATGGCACCACCAGCGCTCGCCTCACGCCGGTGCAGGTGACTGGGCTGAGCGGGGGAGTGGCGGTGGCGGCGGGCATGTTCCACTCGTTGGCGGTGCGCTCGGATGGAACGGTGTGGGCTTGGGGCCAAAACACCCGTGGTCAGCTTGGAGACGGATCGATGACGGCTTCTTTGACGCCCGTGCAGGCGATAGGGCTGAGCGAGGGGGAAGCGGTGGCCGCGGGCGAGACGCACTCATTGGTGGCGCGCTCGGACGGAACGGTGTGGGCCTGGGGAAACAACATCGAGGGCCAGCGTGGGGATGGGAGTGCGAAAACCAGCACCGCTCCCGTGCAGGTGACAGCACTGAGCGGCGGGTTCACGGTGGCGGCGGGCAAGGCCCATGCGCTGGCGGTGCGTTCGGACGGAACGGTGTGGGCCTGGGGGCAGAACCTCTTTGGCCAGTTGGGAGACGGCACCCGGATGCAGCGCACGGCACCGGTGCAGGTGACCGGGCTGAGCGGGGGGGTGGCGGTGGCGGCGGGCGATGACCATTCGTTGGGGCTGTGTCTGGACGGAACGGTATGGGCCTGGGGCCAGAACACCTCTGGCCAACTGGGGGACGGCACCACGGCCCAGCGCCCCGCACCGGTACAGGTGACCGAGCTGAGCGGGGTGGTGGCGGTGGCGGCGGGGACTTCGCATTCGCTGGCGGTGAGTTCGGATGGAACGGTGTGGGCTTGGGGGAGCAATGCCTCGGGTCAGCTGGGGGATGGCACCACCCGTGCCCGCCTGACGCCGGTGCAGGTGGCCGGGCTGAGCGGGGTGGTGGCAGTGGCGGCGGGCTATTTCCACTCGCTGGCGGTGCGCTCGGATGGAACGGTGTGGGCCTGGGGGAACAACTCCTTTTTCCAACTGGGAGATGGCACCAACACGCAGCGCCCCACGCCGGTGCGGGTGCCAGGACTGAGCGGAGGGGTGGCGGCGGCGGCGGGCTATTTCCACTCGCTGGTGCTGCGCTCGGATGGAACGGTGTGGGGCTGGGGAAACAACGCCTATGGCCAGCTGGGGAATGGCACGGCCAACGCGAGCTTTTCACCGGTGCAGGTGACCGGGCTGAGCGGAGGGGTGGCGGTGGCGGCGGGCGATTTCCAATCGCTGGCGGTGCGCTCGGACGGAACGGTGAGGGCCTGGGGCGATAACATCTATGGCCAATTGGGAGATGGCACGGTCACCACTCGCCTTGCGCCGGTGGGGGTGAACGGGCTGAGTGGAGGAATGGCGGTGGCGGCGGGCAATGGCTTCTCGTTGGCGGTGCATTCCGGGGGGATGCTTCATGCGTGGGGCTACAACACGGATGGACAGCTCGGCCATGGAGGCCCTTCCGTGTACGTGACGGCCGCCGTGCGCTCCTTGCTGTATTGA